One part of the Salinivirga cyanobacteriivorans genome encodes these proteins:
- the rsmH gene encoding 16S rRNA (cytosine(1402)-N(4))-methyltransferase RsmH translates to MKQYHTPALLQACIDGLQIDPSGTYVDATFGGGGHSAAILKKLNEGHLFGFDQDDDALKNAPEDVKFTFVHQNFRFLKHFMRFYNVNQLDGILADLGVSFHHFDTADRGFSFRYDAKLDMRMNQRAALTAEKVINEYAQEELMEIFRTYGELRNARKLAQVIIQARTKERIELTGQLKELIAPLFPRKAENKFLARFFQAIRIEVNQEIPALKSLLIDGTRLLKPGGRFAIITYHSIEDRLVKNYFKSGNLEGHIKKDFYGNPEVPYKVITRNVIVPDEDEIKQNPRSRSAKLRIAEKK, encoded by the coding sequence ATGAAACAATACCACACACCGGCTTTACTGCAAGCTTGTATAGACGGGCTGCAAATCGATCCGTCGGGCACTTACGTAGATGCCACGTTCGGTGGAGGGGGACATAGTGCGGCAATACTTAAAAAGCTCAATGAAGGACACCTTTTTGGTTTCGATCAGGATGATGATGCACTTAAAAATGCGCCAGAAGATGTAAAATTCACATTCGTACATCAGAACTTCCGGTTTCTAAAACACTTCATGCGTTTCTACAATGTGAACCAGCTTGACGGAATTCTGGCCGATCTGGGCGTATCTTTTCACCATTTTGATACTGCCGACCGGGGGTTTTCTTTTCGATACGATGCCAAACTCGACATGCGCATGAACCAAAGGGCAGCACTAACAGCTGAAAAGGTCATCAATGAGTATGCACAGGAAGAACTAATGGAAATTTTCAGAACTTATGGGGAACTGCGCAACGCCCGAAAGCTCGCCCAGGTAATAATTCAGGCAAGGACCAAAGAAAGAATTGAACTAACGGGGCAACTAAAAGAACTCATTGCGCCACTGTTTCCACGAAAAGCTGAAAATAAATTTTTAGCCCGGTTTTTTCAGGCCATTCGCATTGAAGTAAACCAGGAAATACCAGCGTTAAAATCATTACTTATTGACGGTACCCGATTGCTTAAGCCCGGCGGCCGATTTGCTATTATTACGTACCATTCAATTGAAGACAGACTGGTTAAAAATTATTTCAAATCGGGTAACCTGGAGGGGCATATCAAAAAAGACTTTTACGGAAACCCGGAAGTACCTTATAAAGTAATTACACGAAACGTAATTGTTCCAGATGAGGACGAAATAAAGCAAAACCCAAGATCAAGAAGCGCTAAACTTAGAATAGCAGAAAAGAAATAA
- a CDS encoding penicillin-binding protein — MSIRGEIIGRIGFVYGAVVVIALIIIGAILNIQYGQAEKWLKHEKVNFRERTITPTRGDIRARDGRLLASSVPEYEIRMDMVPEALTSDIFKAKIDSLALSLSKLFKDKSKDAYKKDLMAARYRKERYYLIQRNVTYHQLKQLKEFPIFRRGQYKGGLIVKSKNERKKPFDKLASRTIGYTFPGERAGGVGIEAAFDSVLSGVPGKRMEQRIAGNYWKPISDDATSDPVNGMDVITTIDINIQDVAHNALLRILKKHNARHGAAVLMEVQTGEILAIANLQKDENDNYYETFNFSVGEKTEPGSTFKLPVLMAAIEDNYVDITDSIDTEDGIVNYYDHTIRDSKRGGYGKITVQQVFEYSSNVGMTKIITQNYQGREKEFVEQLYAMHLNEKTGICIPGEASPYIKYPGDKLWSGISLPQMSYGYELQMTPLQVLMFYNAVANGGTMVKPRLIKAIQNHGKTVKRFHPDVIDKRIASPSTIKKAQIMLEGVVENGTARNLANLNFKIAGKTGTAQIANKKYGYKYQSKVSYQASFVGYFPAENPRYSCIVVVNEPSNSQYYGNAVAGPVFREIADKVYATRHEMHTPLDQVDAGIQELIPYSLSGNKNDIKYLLNEFNIPIDDKSAGTPWVVTTRTNDDVKFQNRLIRKQIVPNVVGMGIKDALPLLENAGLHVTFKGHGIITDQSLRANDVYQKGQHIELTLSNNF, encoded by the coding sequence ATGAGCATACGCGGAGAAATAATAGGTCGAATAGGCTTTGTCTACGGAGCTGTAGTGGTAATAGCGCTTATAATCATAGGTGCTATTTTAAATATCCAGTACGGGCAGGCGGAGAAGTGGCTCAAACACGAAAAAGTAAACTTTCGTGAGCGGACCATTACCCCTACGCGTGGCGACATCAGGGCCAGAGACGGCAGGCTGCTTGCAAGCTCTGTACCCGAATATGAGATCAGAATGGACATGGTGCCCGAGGCTTTAACTTCAGATATATTCAAAGCAAAAATTGATTCGCTTGCCTTGTCGCTATCCAAATTATTTAAAGATAAAAGTAAAGATGCCTACAAAAAGGATTTAATGGCTGCGCGCTACCGCAAGGAGCGTTATTACCTGATTCAACGCAACGTTACTTATCATCAGTTAAAACAACTGAAAGAATTCCCAATTTTCAGGAGAGGCCAATATAAAGGCGGATTAATCGTTAAATCGAAAAATGAAAGAAAAAAGCCATTCGATAAACTTGCAAGCCGAACCATCGGATATACCTTCCCCGGAGAACGAGCCGGTGGTGTAGGAATAGAAGCTGCTTTCGACAGCGTATTATCAGGAGTTCCCGGGAAACGAATGGAACAACGTATTGCAGGAAACTACTGGAAACCAATAAGTGATGATGCAACAAGCGACCCTGTAAACGGAATGGATGTTATCACCACCATTGACATCAATATTCAGGATGTGGCGCACAATGCACTTCTGCGTATACTTAAAAAGCATAATGCCCGGCACGGTGCCGCAGTGCTCATGGAAGTTCAAACCGGTGAAATACTGGCAATAGCCAACTTACAGAAAGATGAAAATGATAATTATTATGAAACCTTCAACTTCTCAGTTGGAGAAAAAACTGAACCGGGAAGTACTTTCAAGTTACCGGTACTCATGGCAGCCATTGAAGATAATTATGTAGATATAACAGATAGCATCGATACTGAAGATGGCATAGTAAATTATTACGACCACACAATAAGAGACTCAAAAAGAGGCGGATATGGAAAAATAACGGTACAGCAAGTATTTGAATACTCTTCAAATGTGGGGATGACAAAAATAATCACCCAAAATTATCAGGGGAGAGAAAAAGAATTTGTAGAGCAACTCTATGCAATGCACCTCAATGAGAAAACCGGAATTTGCATACCGGGCGAAGCAAGCCCTTACATAAAATATCCGGGTGATAAACTCTGGTCAGGAATCTCATTACCTCAAATGTCATACGGATACGAGCTCCAGATGACACCCTTGCAAGTACTTATGTTTTATAATGCCGTAGCAAACGGTGGAACCATGGTAAAACCCAGGCTTATAAAAGCCATTCAAAACCATGGAAAAACAGTAAAACGATTCCATCCCGATGTGATCGATAAACGCATTGCATCACCATCAACCATAAAAAAAGCGCAAATAATGCTTGAAGGCGTTGTAGAAAATGGCACAGCCCGTAACCTCGCCAATCTTAATTTCAAAATTGCAGGTAAAACTGGGACAGCCCAAATTGCCAATAAAAAATATGGATATAAGTACCAGTCGAAAGTAAGCTACCAGGCCTCATTCGTAGGTTATTTCCCTGCTGAAAACCCCAGATACTCATGTATCGTGGTAGTAAACGAACCTTCGAACAGCCAATACTATGGTAATGCAGTGGCAGGGCCGGTTTTCAGGGAAATTGCCGATAAAGTATATGCCACGCGCCATGAAATGCACACACCACTGGACCAGGTAGATGCCGGCATACAAGAGCTAATTCCATATTCATTATCAGGAAACAAAAACGATATTAAGTATCTACTGAATGAATTCAACATTCCCATTGATGATAAAAGTGCAGGAACGCCATGGGTTGTGACAACAAGAACAAACGACGATGTAAAATTCCAAAACAGGCTCATCAGAAAACAAATTGTGCCAAATGTAGTGGGGATGGGCATAAAAGATGCCCTGCCATTGCTTGAAAATGCAGGCCTGCATGTCACATTTAAAGGCCATGGAATAATTACAGACCAAAGTTTAAGAGCGAATGACGTGTACCAAAAAGGACAACATATTGAGTTAACCTTATCAAATAATTTTTAG
- a CDS encoding FtsL-like putative cell division protein, producing the protein MEDRQAEYQEFDDFQGQSQKKTNRRNILKDIVDGSVLTNEFFVSNLPFIFFLAFLGILYIGNNYHAEKMVRKTKKLEQELKELQPEAIATSSELMQQSNQSEVARLLQEKNLDLIESREPPIKIVVDKKAIE; encoded by the coding sequence ATGGAAGACAGGCAAGCAGAATATCAGGAATTTGATGACTTTCAGGGCCAATCGCAAAAAAAAACAAACAGACGAAATATCCTGAAAGACATTGTTGATGGTTCAGTACTGACCAATGAATTTTTTGTGTCAAATCTGCCATTCATTTTTTTCCTGGCATTCCTGGGCATATTATACATCGGAAATAATTACCATGCTGAAAAAATGGTACGCAAGACTAAGAAACTGGAACAGGAACTCAAAGAGTTGCAACCGGAAGCTATTGCTACCTCATCAGAACTTATGCAGCAAAGTAATCAGAGCGAAGTTGCAAGATTGCTACAAGAAAAAAACCTGGATTTAATTGAATCAAGAGAACCACCCATAAAAATTGTAGTTGACAAAAAAGCTATTGAATGA
- the mraZ gene encoding division/cell wall cluster transcriptional repressor MraZ: MVTFIGEFNLKIDAKGRLVFPSALKKQINSSAQDSFVIKEDLFEKCLVLYPMEEWERQNSILRKKLNPFNAKHNMFLRGFAKGAAELSLDGSSRLLIPKRLLDYANIDKEVVLAGQNGKIEIWSKDQYEALFSQEIDYSDLAAEVIGDSLNPEA; this comes from the coding sequence ATGGTAACGTTTATAGGCGAATTCAATTTAAAAATAGATGCTAAAGGGCGATTGGTATTTCCATCAGCCCTCAAGAAGCAGATAAATTCATCTGCACAGGATAGCTTTGTGATAAAAGAAGATTTGTTTGAAAAATGTTTGGTGCTCTACCCAATGGAAGAGTGGGAGCGCCAAAACTCCATTTTAAGAAAAAAACTCAATCCCTTTAATGCAAAACACAATATGTTTTTAAGGGGATTCGCAAAGGGTGCTGCCGAATTATCGCTTGATGGAAGTAGTCGCCTACTTATTCCAAAGCGATTACTGGACTATGCCAATATTGACAAGGAGGTGGTTCTGGCAGGGCAAAACGGGAAAATCGAGATTTGGTCTAAAGACCAATACGAAGCATTGTTTAGTCAAGAAATTGATTACTCCGACCTTGCCGCAGAGGTTATTGGAGATAGTTTAAATCCTGAAGCATGA
- a CDS encoding GNAT family N-acetyltransferase: protein MDPIIEPIPTELLEKELTPDKFVRKTNYGNNEIYAFTYHNAPNLTKEVGRLRELTFRLAGGGTGKSIDLDKFDMQEEPYYQLIVWSPEERIVLGGYRYIVCNKAQRDEDGVLQLATYRLFYFSDQFIQEYLPYTIELGRSFVHPDYQSSSSTRKGIFALDNLWDGLGALVVEYPETRYFFGKVTMYPHFNTEARNMILYFLQKQFSDDENLMELIEPMELGIDYEAYDELFTGSSFEENKKILSQNVRKLGENIPPLINAYMNLSPSMKTFGTSFNKYFGGVEETAIMIKIEDIYPSKIERHVNSYIQEKKSR, encoded by the coding sequence ATGGATCCAATTATTGAACCCATACCAACTGAACTACTGGAGAAAGAACTTACTCCTGATAAGTTTGTGCGTAAAACAAATTACGGCAATAACGAAATTTACGCATTTACCTACCATAATGCACCTAATCTTACAAAAGAGGTTGGGCGGTTACGTGAATTAACTTTTCGCCTGGCTGGTGGAGGGACCGGAAAATCTATCGATCTGGATAAGTTTGATATGCAGGAGGAGCCTTATTACCAGCTAATAGTGTGGTCGCCTGAAGAGCGGATTGTTCTGGGTGGTTATAGATATATTGTTTGTAATAAAGCACAGCGTGACGAAGATGGTGTTTTACAGCTTGCAACATACAGACTTTTTTATTTTAGCGACCAGTTTATACAGGAGTATTTACCATATACAATAGAGTTGGGTCGGTCTTTCGTGCATCCGGATTATCAATCCTCCAGCTCAACCCGAAAAGGTATTTTTGCGCTGGACAATTTGTGGGATGGTTTAGGTGCACTTGTTGTAGAGTATCCTGAAACCAGGTACTTTTTTGGCAAAGTAACCATGTATCCACATTTTAATACCGAAGCGCGCAACATGATTTTATACTTCCTGCAGAAACAATTTTCTGATGACGAAAACCTCATGGAGCTGATAGAACCAATGGAATTAGGTATAGACTATGAAGCATACGATGAACTTTTTACAGGTTCATCCTTTGAGGAGAATAAAAAAATCCTGAGTCAGAATGTGCGGAAATTAGGGGAAAATATTCCACCGCTGATCAATGCCTATATGAATCTTTCGCCTTCAATGAAAACTTTTGGTACTTCTTTTAATAAATATTTTGGTGGGGTGGAAGAAACGGCCATTATGATAAAAATTGAAGATATTTATCCTTCCAAAATAGAAAGGCACGTGAATAGCTATATTCAAGAAAAAAAATCCCGCTAG